Proteins from a single region of Verrucosispora sp. NA02020:
- a CDS encoding TrkA family potassium uptake protein, with protein MSARRSDDETIAVIGLGRFGCHLAESLSALGHDVLAIDRNAQQVQKWSAQLDEVAQADSTDEDALRQLGVADLQRVVVAIGASVQASVLTVLALVELGVPQIWARATSAQHAKILSSVGAQHVIFPEAETGERLAHLIVSRMLDFVEFDDAFAIAKLRVPESLVGQAISEVRLLDRYGVRVIGIKPPGESRFRYVSDGLELVRDSTLIVEGTIEHVQRFSLVT; from the coding sequence TTGTCGGCTAGAAGATCCGACGACGAGACCATCGCCGTGATCGGGCTGGGCCGTTTCGGCTGTCACCTGGCCGAGTCGCTCAGCGCCCTCGGGCACGACGTGCTGGCCATCGACCGCAACGCCCAGCAGGTGCAGAAGTGGTCGGCCCAGCTCGACGAGGTGGCCCAGGCCGACTCCACCGACGAGGACGCGCTGCGCCAGCTCGGCGTCGCCGACCTGCAACGCGTGGTGGTGGCCATCGGCGCCTCGGTGCAGGCCAGTGTGTTGACCGTGCTGGCTCTGGTCGAGCTCGGCGTACCGCAGATCTGGGCGCGGGCCACCTCCGCGCAGCACGCGAAGATCCTCTCCTCGGTCGGCGCGCAGCACGTGATCTTCCCCGAGGCGGAGACCGGCGAGCGGCTGGCCCACCTGATCGTCAGCCGGATGCTCGACTTCGTGGAGTTCGACGACGCGTTCGCCATCGCCAAGCTCCGCGTACCGGAGTCGCTGGTGGGACAGGCGATCAGCGAGGTACGGCTGCTGGACCGCTACGGCGTACGCGTGATCGGTATCAAGCCGCCCGGGGAGAGCCGCTTCCGCTACGTCTCCGACGGGCTGGAACTGGTCCGGGACAGCACGCTCATCGTCGAGGGGACCATCGAGCACGTACAGCGGTTCTCCCTGGTCACCTGA
- a CDS encoding serine/threonine-protein kinase, whose product MGGGQRRGTQLVGERYRLIEQVGTGGMSVVWRGYDEVLGRQVAVKVLASRLASDRAFRHRIRIEAQAAARLCHPNITNVYDYGESEQVGLTVPYVVMELIDGAPLTARLRRDARLPWREAVTVAAEVASALATAHARGVVHRDVTPGNVMLTPTGVKVVDFGISALVGESEKGPDGTLLGTPAYLAPERLDNGQVSPATDVYAVGLLLYRMLTGRLPWEANTTTQMLRAHLYREPEPMPDVPGLPDGVAALVHRCLAKCPEDRPRTAELARCLAEAVGKVTARAEDERAPAPMMLASVGTTILPWSAATDALPFAGQRTRRATTRRRRIEAAVAATALIGVTAMVWTMTSRSPASGGIDQLTQARMGVEETVPCQVSYALRTDSGTEFTAELSLTNSGERELRDWTMSFTFPGKQKVTKASPAQARQQGRSVAVQPASGKPTLAPGATEKMSLTGRYTGPNPLPVEFRVGDARCGVQVSGVAGSAPAAGKPVKATTTTSKAGSGGSGGTRAKGGAEKKPAGTKTKPGKEKPGKEKAGKDKQPGKDKPKKGKPGKG is encoded by the coding sequence ATGGGTGGTGGCCAACGCAGGGGCACGCAACTGGTCGGTGAGCGGTACCGACTGATCGAGCAGGTCGGCACCGGCGGGATGTCGGTGGTCTGGCGCGGCTACGACGAGGTGCTCGGCCGCCAGGTGGCGGTCAAGGTCCTCGCGTCCCGGCTGGCCAGCGACCGGGCGTTCCGGCACCGGATCCGGATCGAGGCACAGGCCGCCGCCCGGCTCTGCCACCCCAACATCACCAACGTGTACGACTACGGGGAGTCCGAGCAGGTCGGGCTGACCGTGCCGTACGTGGTGATGGAACTCATCGACGGCGCTCCGCTGACCGCACGACTGCGCCGCGACGCCCGGCTGCCGTGGCGGGAGGCGGTGACGGTGGCGGCGGAGGTGGCCTCCGCACTGGCCACCGCGCACGCCCGGGGTGTGGTGCACCGGGACGTCACGCCCGGCAACGTGATGCTGACCCCGACCGGCGTCAAGGTCGTCGACTTCGGCATCTCGGCGCTGGTCGGGGAGAGCGAGAAGGGGCCGGACGGCACACTGCTCGGCACCCCCGCCTACCTCGCCCCGGAACGGCTCGACAACGGCCAGGTCAGCCCGGCCACCGACGTGTACGCGGTCGGCCTGCTGCTCTACCGGATGCTCACCGGGCGGCTGCCCTGGGAGGCGAACACCACCACGCAGATGCTGCGGGCGCACCTGTACCGCGAACCCGAGCCGATGCCGGACGTGCCGGGGCTGCCCGACGGCGTCGCCGCGCTGGTGCACCGCTGCCTGGCGAAGTGCCCGGAGGACCGGCCGCGTACCGCCGAACTGGCCCGGTGCCTCGCCGAGGCGGTCGGCAAGGTGACCGCGCGGGCCGAGGACGAACGGGCCCCCGCGCCGATGATGCTGGCCAGCGTCGGCACCACGATTCTGCCCTGGTCCGCCGCGACCGACGCGCTGCCCTTCGCCGGCCAGCGGACCCGCCGTGCCACGACCCGCCGCCGCCGGATCGAGGCGGCGGTGGCCGCCACCGCGTTGATCGGCGTCACGGCGATGGTCTGGACGATGACCTCGCGCAGCCCGGCCAGTGGCGGCATCGATCAGCTCACCCAGGCCCGGATGGGCGTCGAGGAGACGGTCCCCTGCCAGGTCAGCTACGCGTTGCGGACGGACTCGGGCACCGAGTTCACCGCCGAGCTGAGCCTGACCAACTCCGGCGAGCGGGAACTGCGCGACTGGACGATGAGTTTCACCTTCCCCGGGAAGCAGAAGGTGACCAAGGCGAGCCCGGCGCAGGCCCGCCAGCAGGGCCGATCGGTCGCCGTGCAACCGGCGTCGGGGAAGCCGACGTTGGCGCCGGGAGCCACCGAGAAGATGAGCCTGACCGGCCGGTACACCGGACCGAACCCGCTGCCGGTGGAGTTCCGGGTCGGCGACGCGCGGTGCGGGGTGCAGGTCTCCGGGGTCGCCGGGAGCGCCCCGGCAGCCGGTAAGCCGGTGAAGGCCACCACCACGACGTCGAAGGCCGGTTCGGGCGGCTCCGGCGGCACCAGGGCCAAGGGCGGGGCGGAGAAGAAGCCGGCCGGCACGAAGACCAAGCCCGGCAAGGAGAAGCCCGGTAAGGAGAAGGCGGGCAAGGACAAGCAACCCGGCAAGGACAAGCCGAAGAAGGGCAAGCCCGGCAAGGGGTGA
- a CDS encoding fused MFS/spermidine synthase: MNSPSPEVAVPAVPSEPEAPRALPNGLAAFLVFYSSGAVLVLETAALRLVGPYVGVTLQVTSSVIGIALAAIAYGAWAGGWLADRRNPRTLLAPALVLSGIATAITLPAVRYAGEVLRGGAESAILLLVVVAVFAPAMLLSSVSPLVIKLQLADLRRTGQVVGRLSGIGTLGAVTATLVTGFVLVAALPSTVILFGLAASLGITGIALGVYLHRQDRAGLPGPARTRAALAVLGLVGVGLTVVAPDPCDVETAYHCARVEADPGRSSGRTLLLNSAQHSYVDLADPTHLEYAYTRWIGAVADVMAPEGQRLDALHLGGGGFTVPRYLTATRPGTDNLVFEIDGGLVELGERHLGVRQGPDLRAAVGDARMLVVAEGTDTRDFVVGDAFGHLVVPWHLATREMAAEVRRVVRPGGVYVQNVIDYPPLRLIRSEVATVSAEFRHVALIAPPEALAGERGANFLIVASDTPLPLAAVRARLDDRNEAVSLLSGGDLTDFVGDALVLTDDYAPVDQLLATA, from the coding sequence ATGAACTCTCCATCGCCTGAGGTGGCGGTGCCCGCCGTGCCCTCCGAACCGGAGGCACCCCGGGCACTGCCCAACGGGCTCGCCGCGTTCCTGGTCTTCTACTCCAGCGGAGCCGTCCTGGTCCTGGAGACCGCCGCGTTGCGCCTCGTCGGGCCGTACGTGGGGGTCACTCTCCAGGTGACCAGCTCGGTCATCGGCATCGCGTTGGCCGCGATCGCGTACGGGGCGTGGGCGGGCGGCTGGCTGGCCGACCGGCGCAATCCGCGTACGCTGCTGGCGCCCGCGCTGGTGCTCTCCGGCATCGCCACCGCGATCACCCTGCCGGCGGTGCGGTACGCCGGTGAGGTGCTGCGTGGCGGCGCGGAGAGCGCGATCCTGCTGCTCGTTGTGGTCGCCGTCTTCGCGCCCGCGATGCTGCTCTCCTCGGTCAGCCCGCTGGTGATCAAGCTTCAGCTCGCCGACCTGCGCCGGACCGGTCAGGTGGTCGGCCGGCTCTCCGGCATCGGCACCCTGGGTGCGGTGACGGCCACCCTGGTCACCGGCTTCGTGCTGGTCGCTGCGCTGCCGAGCACGGTCATCCTGTTCGGGCTGGCCGCCTCGCTGGGCATCACCGGGATCGCGCTCGGGGTGTACCTGCACCGGCAGGACCGGGCCGGCCTGCCGGGTCCGGCCCGGACCAGGGCCGCGCTGGCGGTGCTGGGGCTGGTCGGGGTGGGACTGACCGTGGTGGCGCCGGACCCGTGCGACGTGGAGACGGCGTACCACTGCGCCCGGGTGGAGGCGGATCCCGGCCGGTCCAGCGGGCGGACGCTGCTCCTGAACTCGGCCCAACACTCGTACGTCGACCTGGCCGACCCGACCCACCTGGAGTACGCGTACACCCGGTGGATCGGGGCGGTGGCGGACGTGATGGCGCCGGAGGGCCAGCGGCTCGACGCGTTGCACCTGGGCGGCGGCGGGTTCACCGTGCCGCGTTACCTGACCGCCACCCGGCCCGGCACCGACAACCTGGTCTTCGAGATCGACGGCGGGCTGGTCGAGTTGGGTGAGCGCCACCTCGGCGTACGGCAGGGACCGGACCTGCGGGCCGCGGTGGGCGACGCCCGGATGCTGGTGGTCGCGGAGGGCACCGACACGCGGGACTTCGTGGTCGGCGACGCGTTCGGCCACCTGGTGGTGCCGTGGCACCTGGCGACCCGGGAGATGGCGGCCGAGGTGCGGCGGGTCGTCCGGCCCGGCGGGGTGTACGTGCAGAACGTGATCGACTACCCGCCGCTGCGCTTAATCCGCAGCGAGGTCGCCACCGTCTCCGCCGAGTTCCGGCACGTCGCGCTGATCGCCCCGCCGGAGGCGCTGGCGGGGGAGCGGGGCGCCAACTTCCTGATCGTCGCCTCGGACACGCCGCTGCCGCTGGCCGCCGTGCGGGCCCGGCTGGACGACCGCAACGAGGCGGTCAGCCTGCTCTCCGGCGGCGACCTGACTGATTTCGTCGGTGACGCACTGGTGTTGACCGATGACTACGCGCCGGTGGACCAATTGCTCGCGACCGCCTGA
- a CDS encoding inositol monophosphatase family protein: MADTLVDDVAGLLRETADRVVLPLFRHLDDADVTEKAPGELVTVADRRSEDMISAGLRRLRPNSVVVGEEAVADDPGLLRHLGSSGEVWLVDPIDGTANFAAGKSPFALMVSLLTEGRPTAAWILDPVAGTLATAQDGAGAYVDGAPLRLPADAPPVGELRGAAMTKFLPGPSQRTVVAGSSRIGELLPGQHCAGREYLDVLTGRQQFVLFWRTLPWDHGPGTLLVRAAGGVARRLDGTDYHPADTEPGLLVAASDKVWTEVHNTLLAP; encoded by the coding sequence GTGGCTGACACCCTGGTCGACGACGTCGCCGGGTTGCTGCGGGAGACCGCCGACCGGGTGGTGCTACCGCTTTTCCGGCACCTCGACGACGCCGACGTGACCGAGAAGGCCCCCGGTGAACTGGTCACCGTCGCCGACCGCCGGTCCGAGGACATGATCAGTGCCGGGCTGCGTCGGCTACGCCCCAATTCGGTGGTGGTCGGCGAGGAGGCGGTGGCCGACGATCCGGGCCTGCTGCGGCACCTGGGTTCCTCGGGCGAGGTGTGGTTGGTGGACCCGATCGACGGCACCGCCAACTTCGCGGCCGGCAAGTCCCCGTTCGCGTTGATGGTCTCCCTGCTCACCGAGGGGCGTCCGACGGCCGCGTGGATCCTCGATCCGGTCGCCGGGACGCTGGCCACCGCGCAGGACGGCGCGGGCGCGTACGTCGACGGTGCGCCGTTGCGCCTGCCCGCCGACGCGCCACCCGTCGGTGAGCTGCGGGGGGCCGCGATGACCAAGTTCCTGCCGGGGCCGTCCCAGCGGACGGTCGTGGCCGGCAGTTCCCGGATCGGCGAGTTGCTGCCCGGCCAGCACTGCGCCGGCCGCGAGTATCTCGACGTGCTCACCGGGCGGCAGCAGTTCGTGCTGTTCTGGCGCACCCTGCCCTGGGACCACGGCCCCGGCACGCTGCTGGTCCGGGCGGCCGGTGGGGTGGCCCGTCGTCTCGACGGCACCGACTACCACCCGGCCGACACCGAGCCGGGTCTGCTGGTGGCCGCCAGCGACAAGGTGTGGACCGAGGTGCACAACACGCTCCTGGCACCCTGA
- a CDS encoding response regulator, with protein sequence MTAPADGNSPIEVLLVEDDPGDVLMTREAFEEHKLRNRLSVVSDGAEALAYLRREGEYADAPMPDLILLDLNLPRRDGREVLEEIKKDEQLRRIPVVVLTTSQADEDILRSYQLHANAYVAKPVDFERFIAVVRQIDEFFVSVVKLPPRG encoded by the coding sequence ATGACCGCGCCGGCTGACGGCAACAGCCCGATCGAGGTGCTGCTGGTCGAGGACGACCCGGGCGACGTGCTGATGACCCGGGAGGCCTTCGAGGAGCACAAGCTGCGCAACCGGCTGAGCGTGGTCTCCGACGGCGCCGAGGCGCTGGCCTACCTGCGCCGCGAGGGCGAGTACGCGGACGCGCCGATGCCCGACCTGATCCTGCTCGACCTGAACCTGCCGCGCCGGGACGGCCGGGAGGTGCTGGAGGAGATCAAGAAGGACGAGCAGCTCCGCCGCATCCCGGTCGTGGTGCTCACCACCTCGCAGGCCGACGAGGACATACTGCGCAGCTACCAGTTGCACGCCAACGCGTACGTCGCCAAGCCGGTGGACTTCGAGCGGTTCATCGCGGTGGTCCGACAGATCGACGAGTTCTTCGTCAGCGTGGTGAAGCTGCCGCCGCGTGGCTGA
- a CDS encoding ATP-binding protein, giving the protein MNLVASAWTLRRRVLVMLGVVGAILLSVAGAEAVVATKNREYTDVLLMQVGPLRVQGQEMLNALLDQETGVRGYAVTGDPEDLGPYEQGLAREQATAREIRKLSGKYPAIVDDLVVVEQQAQEWRRTVAQPVIDTTNSSGTAAGQALLTDESRQRFDELRASVAALQDEIFTAREATARDVERTGNLLVVLLIVAALVVALAGIALLLSLDRMVLRPLTTLAGQVRQVATGDYSHRITGAGPPEFQRLGEDVDAMRQKIAADLAEVREARERIEWVNTQLQKQAEELTRSNRDLEQFAYVASHDLQEPLRKVASFCQLLQRRYAGRLDERADQYIAFAVDGAQRMQRLINDLLAFSRIGRITAGFTEVDLNRLMGEVSAQTEPARQYADAELTWGDLPVIRGEEPLLTNLLVNLVSNSVKFRRPDVTPKVHVSARLVDDEWEITCQDNGIGIEPEFAEKIFVIFQRLHAKDAYPGTGIGLAIVKKIVEYHGGRVWVDTDVPEGTAIRFTLPALPADIERARQTAGADGSTAEAASDADGAGPDAAERPGDGPSTAGATGVDAGSSRGDGAGSGAETPGDGGTVGEEVGAGRPSSGVAQRTGGSPDDGGPQAPDGAAGNGTGGMKEAVR; this is encoded by the coding sequence ATGAACCTGGTGGCGAGTGCGTGGACGCTGCGTCGCCGGGTGCTGGTGATGCTCGGCGTGGTCGGCGCGATCCTGCTCAGCGTCGCGGGCGCGGAGGCGGTCGTGGCCACCAAGAACCGCGAGTACACCGACGTGCTGCTGATGCAGGTCGGACCGCTGCGGGTGCAGGGCCAGGAGATGCTCAACGCGCTTCTCGACCAGGAGACCGGGGTACGCGGTTACGCGGTCACCGGTGATCCGGAGGACCTGGGCCCGTACGAGCAGGGACTGGCGCGGGAGCAGGCGACAGCCCGGGAGATCCGGAAGCTGTCCGGCAAGTACCCGGCCATCGTGGACGACCTCGTGGTGGTCGAGCAGCAGGCACAGGAGTGGCGGCGCACCGTCGCCCAGCCGGTGATCGACACCACGAACAGCAGCGGCACGGCGGCGGGGCAGGCCCTGTTGACCGACGAGAGCCGTCAGCGGTTCGACGAGTTGCGCGCTTCGGTCGCCGCGTTGCAGGACGAGATCTTCACCGCCCGGGAGGCGACCGCCCGCGACGTCGAGCGGACCGGCAACCTGCTCGTCGTGCTGCTCATCGTCGCCGCGTTGGTGGTCGCGCTGGCCGGCATCGCGCTGCTGCTCTCGTTGGACCGGATGGTGCTGCGTCCGCTGACCACGCTGGCCGGGCAGGTCCGTCAGGTGGCCACCGGCGACTACTCGCACCGGATCACCGGTGCCGGGCCCCCGGAGTTCCAGCGTCTCGGCGAGGACGTGGACGCGATGCGCCAGAAGATCGCCGCGGACCTGGCCGAGGTACGCGAGGCGCGGGAACGGATCGAGTGGGTCAACACCCAGTTGCAGAAGCAGGCGGAGGAGCTGACCCGGTCCAACCGTGACCTGGAGCAGTTCGCCTACGTCGCCTCGCACGACCTGCAGGAGCCGCTGCGCAAGGTGGCCAGCTTCTGCCAGCTGCTCCAGCGCCGGTACGCCGGCCGCCTCGACGAGCGGGCCGACCAGTACATCGCCTTCGCCGTGGACGGCGCGCAGCGGATGCAGCGGCTGATCAACGACCTGCTGGCGTTCTCCCGGATCGGCCGGATCACCGCCGGGTTCACCGAGGTGGACCTGAACCGCCTGATGGGCGAGGTGTCGGCGCAGACCGAGCCGGCCCGCCAGTACGCCGACGCGGAGCTGACCTGGGGCGACCTGCCGGTGATCCGGGGCGAGGAGCCGCTGCTCACCAATCTGCTGGTGAACCTGGTCAGCAACTCGGTGAAGTTCCGCCGGCCGGACGTCACCCCGAAGGTGCACGTCTCGGCCCGGCTGGTCGACGACGAGTGGGAGATCACCTGCCAGGACAACGGCATCGGGATCGAGCCGGAGTTCGCCGAGAAGATCTTCGTGATCTTCCAGCGGCTGCATGCCAAGGACGCGTACCCGGGCACCGGCATCGGGCTGGCGATCGTCAAGAAGATCGTGGAGTACCACGGCGGCCGGGTCTGGGTGGACACCGACGTGCCGGAGGGCACCGCGATCCGCTTCACCCTGCCGGCGCTCCCCGCCGACATCGAGCGCGCCAGGCAGACCGCCGGTGCGGACGGATCGACCGCCGAGGCGGCGTCGGACGCGGATGGCGCCGGGCCGGACGCGGCGGAGCGGCCCGGTGACGGGCCGTCGACGGCCGGGGCCACCGGCGTCGACGCGGGGTCGTCGCGCGGTGACGGAGCCGGATCGGGTGCGGAAACCCCAGGTGACGGCGGTACGGTCGGCGAAGAGGTGGGTGCGGGGCGGCCCTCGTCCGGCGTCGCGCAGCGCACCGGCGGGTCGCCCGACGACGGCGGACCGCAGGCCCCGGACGGGGCGGCGGGCAACGGAACTGGTGGCATGAAGGAGGCGGTGAGATGA
- a CDS encoding PP2C family protein-serine/threonine phosphatase, whose translation MSWPYPQGGLGGNPNLPPGERLRVLLVEDDEADAFLVGELLAETNSGIDLLVATSLREARKRVAGVDCVLLDLGLPDAQGLDGLRQVLEMSGSAAVCVLTGRSDEHLGIVAVAEGAQDYLVKGQVDGVLLTRALRYAVERKRADENARRLREVELRQAESARLERGLLPQPLMSTDEIAVHTFYRPGRHAALIGGDFYDVVQTRPDRVDLIVGDVCGHGVDEAALGVELRVAWRALVLAGVPDDEVLPALEQVLMSERRLQEIFATVAAVRLDLAANRATVRLAGHPPPVMLTGGRVVPVPAPGGLLLGVRPRRPTAFDLEFDTDEWSLLMYTDGLIEGRVGDGDERLDVPGLTRLLAEPDSRKLPLSEMPAWLVGRAEQLNGGPFADDVAMLLVSRGGGR comes from the coding sequence GTGTCGTGGCCGTATCCGCAGGGCGGTCTCGGCGGCAATCCCAACCTGCCGCCCGGTGAGCGACTCCGGGTGCTGCTGGTCGAGGACGACGAGGCAGACGCGTTCCTCGTGGGCGAGCTGCTCGCCGAGACCAACTCGGGAATCGACCTGCTGGTCGCGACGAGCCTGCGCGAGGCCCGCAAACGCGTCGCCGGGGTCGACTGCGTCCTGCTCGACCTCGGGCTGCCCGACGCGCAGGGGCTGGACGGGCTGCGGCAGGTGCTGGAGATGTCCGGCAGCGCGGCGGTGTGCGTACTCACCGGGCGCTCGGACGAGCACCTGGGCATCGTGGCGGTCGCCGAGGGGGCACAGGACTACCTGGTCAAGGGCCAGGTCGACGGGGTGCTGCTGACCCGGGCGCTGCGGTACGCGGTGGAACGCAAGCGGGCCGACGAGAACGCCCGCCGGCTGCGCGAGGTGGAGCTGCGCCAGGCCGAGTCGGCGCGTCTGGAGCGCGGCCTGCTGCCCCAGCCGCTGATGTCGACCGACGAGATCGCGGTGCACACGTTCTACCGCCCCGGTCGGCACGCCGCCCTGATCGGCGGGGACTTCTACGACGTGGTGCAGACCCGCCCGGACCGGGTCGACCTGATCGTCGGGGACGTCTGCGGGCACGGGGTGGACGAGGCGGCGCTCGGCGTCGAACTCCGGGTGGCCTGGCGGGCGCTGGTCCTCGCCGGGGTGCCCGACGACGAGGTGCTGCCCGCGTTGGAGCAGGTGCTGATGAGCGAGCGCCGGCTCCAGGAGATCTTCGCCACGGTCGCGGCGGTCCGCCTCGACCTGGCGGCCAACCGGGCGACCGTCCGGCTGGCGGGTCATCCGCCGCCGGTGATGCTCACCGGTGGGCGGGTGGTGCCCGTACCCGCACCGGGTGGTCTGTTGCTCGGCGTACGGCCGCGCCGGCCGACTGCCTTCGACCTGGAGTTCGACACCGATGAGTGGTCCCTGTTGATGTACACCGACGGCCTGATCGAGGGCCGGGTGGGCGATGGTGACGAACGCCTCGACGTGCCCGGCCTCACCCGCCTGCTCGCCGAGCCGGACAGCCGCAAGCTCCCGCTCTCCGAGATGCCGGCCTGGCTGGTCGGTCGGGCCGAGCAGCTCAACGGTGGCCCGTTCGCGGACGACGTGGCGATGCTGCTGGTCTCCCGGGGCGGCGGCCGATGA
- a CDS encoding M28 family peptidase — protein sequence MGVPPSPAADRALSRPARRPLAALAALVALVAVGTTALLDIRPPAPRPADAPAGEFSAGRAYPHVQQVASRPHVAGSPANDEVRAHLETVLRGLGLQTEVQDTVAEEAGQLSGAAGGATLARVRNVVARLPGTASTGTVFLVAHYDAVQTGPGGNDDGAGVATILEVARALTDGPAPRNDIVFVLTDAEEACLCGASAFATEHPLAAGKGVVLNLEARGRTGPVIMFETSPRNAALVDVFGRAAPHPVGTSFAVEVYRALPNDTDFTAFLDAEFVGLNSAYLDGGAIYHTPLDTPASMDRASLQHHGDNTLGLAREFGAIDLGNLRAGHDATYFPVPGGLVRYPGTLVLPLALLALAAVVALGWLARRRGRVTTGRLAAGFALGLVPIVVAPVGAQLLWVAITALRPGYAELLDPYRPTLYRLAVLALAATVLFTWYALTRRRVGPAALAVGGLGWLALLGVLLAVLVPGGAYLATLPALAGALTGLVAVATRRDGPVPVVAVTLGAAVAVIVLLPTVVLLFPALGMGMGGVAALFAVLLGLAALPVVDLLHPEAGGQRGMVALRARRLGALPAGAAALATVVLAATGFAVDRFDAAHPVPTHLMYALDTDTGTARWLSHESTPQPWTDEYVDGTIRIADEFPGIGAEELFAGPAQAAALPAPRLEVLADTGTADERTLRLRLTPQRPVRLTTLHVDTSTATVRSAQVAGRPVPVEVRDGRWGFGVVFHAPPPEGIEITLTVAPKAPQVAFRAMDASDGLDAVPGFRPRPPDVGVAGSHSSEMLAVARTYPL from the coding sequence GTGGGCGTTCCCCCCAGCCCCGCCGCCGACCGTGCCCTCTCCCGACCGGCCCGGCGACCCCTGGCCGCGCTCGCGGCACTCGTCGCGCTGGTCGCCGTCGGCACCACCGCGCTGCTCGACATCCGGCCCCCGGCACCCCGTCCGGCCGACGCGCCGGCCGGTGAGTTCAGCGCCGGGCGGGCGTACCCGCACGTGCAGCAGGTGGCGAGCCGGCCGCACGTCGCGGGCAGCCCGGCCAACGACGAGGTCCGCGCCCACCTGGAGACGGTGCTGCGCGGTCTCGGCCTACAGACCGAGGTGCAGGACACGGTCGCCGAGGAGGCCGGTCAGCTCAGCGGGGCGGCGGGCGGGGCCACGCTGGCCCGGGTACGCAACGTGGTGGCCCGGCTGCCCGGCACCGCCTCCACCGGCACGGTGTTCCTGGTCGCCCACTACGACGCGGTGCAGACCGGCCCGGGCGGCAACGACGACGGCGCCGGTGTCGCCACCATCCTGGAGGTGGCCCGGGCCCTGACCGACGGCCCCGCCCCGCGCAACGACATCGTGTTCGTGCTCACCGACGCCGAGGAGGCGTGCCTCTGCGGAGCCTCGGCCTTCGCCACCGAGCACCCGCTCGCCGCCGGCAAGGGAGTGGTGCTCAACCTGGAGGCGCGCGGGCGGACCGGGCCGGTGATCATGTTCGAGACGTCGCCCCGGAACGCCGCGCTGGTCGACGTCTTCGGTCGGGCCGCACCGCATCCGGTGGGCACCTCGTTCGCCGTGGAGGTCTACCGGGCGCTGCCCAACGACACCGACTTCACCGCCTTCCTCGACGCCGAGTTCGTCGGGCTGAACTCGGCGTACCTGGACGGCGGGGCGATCTATCACACCCCGCTGGACACCCCGGCCTCGATGGACCGGGCCAGCCTCCAGCACCACGGCGACAACACGTTGGGACTCGCCCGCGAGTTCGGCGCGATCGACCTCGGCAACCTGCGTGCCGGCCACGACGCCACCTACTTCCCGGTGCCGGGCGGGCTGGTCCGTTACCCCGGCACGCTGGTGCTGCCGCTGGCACTGCTGGCGCTGGCGGCCGTCGTCGCCCTCGGCTGGCTGGCCCGCCGCCGGGGTCGGGTCACCACCGGTCGGCTGGCCGCCGGCTTCGCCCTGGGGCTGGTGCCGATCGTGGTCGCGCCGGTCGGCGCACAACTGCTCTGGGTGGCGATCACCGCCCTGCGGCCCGGGTACGCCGAACTCCTCGACCCGTACCGTCCGACCCTCTACCGGCTGGCCGTGCTGGCGCTCGCCGCCACCGTCCTGTTCACCTGGTACGCGCTCACCCGTCGCCGGGTCGGTCCCGCCGCGCTGGCCGTCGGAGGGCTCGGCTGGCTGGCGCTGCTCGGCGTACTCCTCGCCGTGCTGGTGCCCGGCGGGGCGTACCTGGCGACGCTGCCGGCCCTGGCAGGCGCGCTCACCGGCCTGGTCGCGGTCGCCACCCGTCGCGACGGCCCGGTGCCGGTGGTCGCCGTCACCCTCGGCGCGGCGGTGGCGGTGATCGTGCTGCTGCCCACCGTGGTGCTGCTCTTCCCGGCCCTCGGCATGGGCATGGGCGGCGTGGCCGCCCTCTTCGCCGTGCTGCTCGGCCTGGCCGCGCTCCCGGTCGTGGACCTGCTGCACCCGGAGGCCGGCGGCCAGCGCGGCATGGTGGCGCTGCGGGCCCGCCGACTCGGCGCCCTGCCGGCCGGGGCCGCCGCGCTGGCCACCGTCGTCCTCGCCGCCACCGGCTTCGCCGTCGACCGCTTCGACGCCGCGCACCCGGTGCCCACCCACCTGATGTACGCCCTGGACACCGACACCGGCACGGCCCGCTGGCTCAGTCACGAGTCGACCCCGCAACCCTGGACCGACGAGTACGTGGACGGGACCATCCGGATCGCCGACGAGTTCCCCGGCATCGGCGCCGAGGAACTGTTCGCCGGTCCGGCGCAGGCGGCGGCCCTGCCCGCGCCCCGACTGGAGGTGCTGGCCGACACCGGCACCGCCGACGAGCGCACCCTGCGGCTACGGCTCACCCCGCAGCGCCCGGTACGCCTGACCACCCTGCACGTCGACACCTCCACCGCGACGGTCCGCAGCGCGCAGGTGGCGGGGCGGCCGGTGCCGGTCGAGGTCCGCGACGGCCGGTGGGGTTTCGGGGTGGTCTTCCACGCCCCACCGCCGGAGGGCATCGAGATCACGCTGACCGTCGCGCCGAAGGCCCCGCAGGTCGCGTTCCGCGCGATGGACGCCAGCGACGGGCTGGACGCGGTACCCGGTTTCCGGCCCCGACCGCCGGACGTCGGTGTCGCCGGCTCGCACAGCTCCGAGATGCTCGCCGTGGCCCGCACCTATCCGCTGTGA
- a CDS encoding Smr/MutS family protein — MKLKLDLHEIFNKGHDIDRALRGIMDEAVAKKATLVEIIPGKGSGQLKKRVLRFLDQKDVKQLYHRVEKDSKNFGRLFVHFRWK; from the coding sequence ATGAAGCTGAAGCTGGACCTGCACGAGATCTTCAACAAGGGCCACGACATCGACCGGGCACTGCGCGGGATCATGGACGAGGCGGTGGCCAAGAAGGCCACCCTCGTGGAGATCATCCCGGGCAAGGGCTCCGGTCAGCTCAAGAAGCGGGTGCTGCGCTTCCTCGACCAGAAGGACGTCAAGCAGCTCTACCACCGGGTCGAGAAGGACTCCAAGAACTTCGGCCGACTCTTCGTGCACTTCCGCTGGAAGTAG